In one Marinitoga hydrogenitolerans DSM 16785 genomic region, the following are encoded:
- a CDS encoding ABC transporter substrate-binding protein, protein MKKLFVFMLVLVLISTVFGKITFWTTQVESNRMQRIRALATIFKAQTGIDVEVIPVEENDMLKQIPIAKNAGTLPDIVEGGIEPLLLLGSQNFLDEDLATKIIMDFGDIYDGAARLLSNGKGKYYGIPFHAWVQGIWYRKDMFASQDLGDPVTWYNIALAAKVLNNPAKGVYGIILPKKADAYAEQVFTEVALANGARPIDENGNITFNTPEMIEAFRFYKELGKYSKPGFTTVLDALKGYLNGETAMIFYSTYIMDDIAVEEVQKGRINKFNPQLVKNTGFANKMINTRPTSYGQVVALGITKNANKDEAEKFVKFLMSDKNYVYWVHMAPGGMNPTRKSVAESDAFLDNSVLKRYGKAKIAEIVAALDSVERFEFIDGKVITDMSKLSANFVIGKAINYMFANDWTPQKTAMWAQKEAEKVLGK, encoded by the coding sequence ATGAAAAAGCTTTTTGTATTCATGCTGGTATTGGTATTGATATCTACTGTTTTTGGGAAAATTACATTTTGGACAACACAAGTAGAATCGAACAGAATGCAGAGAATTAGGGCATTAGCAACTATTTTCAAAGCACAAACTGGTATTGACGTGGAAGTTATCCCAGTAGAAGAAAATGATATGTTAAAACAAATTCCTATTGCAAAAAACGCTGGCACATTGCCTGATATTGTAGAAGGAGGAATTGAACCATTATTATTATTAGGTTCTCAAAACTTCTTAGATGAAGATTTAGCAACAAAAATTATTATGGACTTTGGCGATATTTATGATGGTGCTGCAAGATTGTTAAGCAACGGCAAAGGAAAGTATTATGGCATTCCATTTCACGCTTGGGTTCAAGGTATATGGTATAGAAAAGATATGTTTGCATCTCAAGATCTCGGAGATCCTGTAACTTGGTATAATATTGCATTAGCTGCAAAAGTATTAAATAACCCTGCAAAAGGGGTTTATGGTATAATCTTACCTAAAAAGGCTGATGCTTATGCCGAACAAGTATTCACAGAAGTTGCATTAGCAAATGGCGCAAGACCTATTGATGAAAACGGGAACATTACATTTAATACTCCTGAAATGATTGAAGCTTTTAGATTCTACAAAGAATTAGGAAAATATTCAAAACCTGGATTCACAACTGTTTTAGATGCTTTAAAGGGATATTTAAATGGAGAAACTGCTATGATTTTCTATTCAACATATATTATGGATGATATTGCTGTTGAAGAGGTTCAAAAAGGAAGAATAAATAAGTTTAATCCTCAATTAGTAAAAAATACAGGTTTTGCTAATAAAATGATAAACACAAGACCTACATCTTATGGGCAGGTTGTTGCATTAGGTATAACAAAAAATGCTAATAAAGATGAAGCTGAAAAATTTGTTAAATTTTTAATGTCAGATAAGAATTATGTATATTGGGTACATATGGCACCAGGCGGGATGAATCCAACAAGAAAATCTGTTGCTGAAAGTGATGCTTTCTTAGATAATTCAGTTTTGAAAAGATATGGAAAAGCAAAAATCGCAGAAATTGTTGCCGCTTTGGATTCTGTTGAAAGATTTGAATTTATTGATGGTAAGGTTATAACTGATATGAGCAAATTGAGTGCAAATTTTGTTATAGGAAAAGCTATTAATTATATGTTTGCAAATGACTGGACTCCACAAAAAACAGCTATGTGGGCACAAAAAGAAGCTGAAAAAGTATTAGGAAAATAA
- a CDS encoding ADP-ribosylglycohydrolase family protein, whose protein sequence is MDKTKDRFIGALFGLIVGNALGAPYKNLNVEKITDFSKGGIYGLNIGEWTDSASMALCLAESLIEDGFDLDSQIKKYLKWIDDGYLSSKDKAFGIDNQTMDALIYYEKYTKFADITNIDSNKSLARLAPIPMFFKNSFKDAIYYSGQSSYTTHNNIYSIHSCKLLGGIIQQAINGENKKFLMNEIHKKMDLVYDVRLRVVDIKYKSKEQIRSSSASLDSLEIALWAFYNTNNFKDAVLTAINFKGDTDTIGAIIGQLAGSYYGYSNLPKLWILKIAKKDLIMEIIENLYNASISTE, encoded by the coding sequence ATGGATAAAACTAAGGATAGATTTATAGGCGCATTATTTGGTTTAATTGTAGGAAATGCTTTAGGTGCTCCCTATAAAAACTTGAATGTAGAAAAAATAACAGACTTTTCAAAGGGCGGTATTTATGGTTTAAACATTGGAGAGTGGACAGATTCTGCCTCAATGGCTTTATGTCTCGCTGAAAGTTTAATTGAAGATGGATTTGATTTAGACAGCCAAATAAAAAAATACCTAAAATGGATTGATGACGGATATTTATCTTCTAAAGATAAAGCTTTTGGCATAGATAACCAAACAATGGATGCATTAATATATTATGAAAAATATACCAAATTTGCTGATATTACAAATATCGATTCAAATAAATCTTTAGCAAGATTAGCTCCTATTCCCATGTTTTTTAAAAATTCATTTAAAGACGCTATATATTATTCTGGACAAAGTTCTTATACCACACATAATAATATTTATTCAATCCACTCCTGCAAATTACTTGGTGGAATTATTCAACAGGCTATTAATGGCGAAAATAAAAAATTTTTAATGAATGAAATTCATAAGAAAATGGATTTGGTATATGACGTAAGATTAAGAGTTGTTGATATTAAATACAAATCAAAAGAACAAATAAGATCATCATCTGCTTCTTTGGATTCTTTAGAAATAGCATTATGGGCATTTTATAATACCAATAATTTTAAGGATGCTGTTTTAACTGCTATTAATTTTAAGGGAGATACTGATACAATTGGGGCTATAATAGGGCAATTAGCTGGATCATATTATGGATACAGTAACCTCCCTAAATTATGGATATTGAAAATCGCAAAAAAAGATTTAATAATGGAAATAATAGAGAACCTTTATAATGCTTCTATTTCAACCGAATGA
- the asnS gene encoding asparagine--tRNA ligase: MEWVYIKDMKKYIGQKVEFKGWLWNKRASGKIAFLQLRDGTGFVQGVVEKNTLGEEKYAQVKKLKMESSLIVKGVVVEDQRSPVGFELHIEDVEIVHNPTEDYPISKKEHGIDFLMEHRHLWLRSRRQFHILKIRHEIIKAIREFYNNNGFVLIDTPIFTGSIGESAGNTFEIEYFDYGKVYLAQTGQLYLEAAAMALGKVYNLGPTFRAEKSKTRRHLIEFWMNEAEVAYYTHEDNMKLQENLVSYVVKKVLENASENLKALDRDISKLEKIEAPFPRITYTDAIKLLNKKGSDIRWGEDLGADDETLISEEFDRPVIIEKYPKSVKAFYMQPDPENPDVVLCDDMIAPEGYGEIIGASERIWQEEVLLERLKENNLPIEEYQWYLDLRKYGSVPHSGFGLGIERTVAWICGLKHIREAIPFARTLYRVYP; this comes from the coding sequence ATGGAATGGGTATATATTAAAGATATGAAAAAATATATAGGCCAGAAAGTAGAGTTTAAAGGGTGGTTATGGAACAAAAGAGCAAGTGGAAAAATAGCCTTTTTACAGTTAAGGGATGGTACGGGGTTTGTTCAAGGTGTTGTTGAAAAAAACACTTTAGGAGAAGAAAAATATGCTCAGGTGAAAAAATTAAAAATGGAAAGTTCTTTAATAGTTAAAGGAGTTGTTGTAGAAGATCAAAGATCGCCTGTTGGTTTTGAGTTACATATAGAAGATGTTGAGATAGTACATAATCCAACAGAAGATTATCCAATTTCAAAAAAAGAGCATGGTATTGATTTTTTAATGGAACATAGACATTTGTGGTTAAGGTCAAGAAGACAGTTTCATATATTAAAAATCAGGCATGAAATAATTAAAGCCATAAGAGAATTTTATAATAATAATGGGTTTGTTTTAATAGATACACCAATATTTACAGGTTCAATTGGCGAGAGTGCAGGTAATACATTTGAAATAGAATATTTTGATTATGGAAAGGTTTATTTAGCTCAAACGGGTCAATTATATCTAGAAGCAGCAGCAATGGCTTTGGGAAAGGTATATAACTTAGGGCCTACATTTAGAGCTGAAAAGTCAAAAACAAGAAGACATTTAATAGAATTTTGGATGAATGAAGCAGAGGTAGCATATTACACGCACGAAGATAATATGAAATTACAGGAAAATTTGGTGTCTTACGTTGTAAAAAAAGTTTTAGAAAATGCATCGGAAAATTTAAAAGCTCTTGATAGAGATATTTCAAAATTAGAAAAAATAGAAGCACCATTCCCAAGAATTACATATACAGATGCTATAAAATTATTGAATAAAAAAGGTTCGGATATAAGATGGGGTGAAGACTTAGGAGCGGATGATGAAACGTTGATTTCTGAAGAATTTGATAGACCTGTTATTATTGAAAAGTATCCAAAATCAGTAAAAGCATTTTATATGCAGCCAGATCCTGAAAATCCTGATGTTGTTTTATGTGATGATATGATTGCTCCAGAAGGTTATGGTGAAATTATTGGAGCATCAGAAAGAATCTGGCAAGAAGAAGTGCTTTTAGAAAGATTAAAAGAAAATAATTTGCCAATTGAAGAATATCAATGGTATCTTGATTTAAGAAAATATGGATCAGTCCCTCATAGTGGTTTTGGTTTAGGAATTGAAAGAACAGTTGCTTGGATTTGTGGTTTAAAGCATATAAGGGAAGCAATACCTTTTGCAAGGACATTATATAGAGTTTATCCTTAA
- a CDS encoding MetQ/NlpA family ABC transporter substrate-binding protein, which yields MKKFLFVVLLLILVIFIGCTKEEKVLKIGATAVPHAEILEFIKDDFEKESGYKLEIVVFNDYVQPNIALEEEQIDANYFQHVPYLEEFSKSKGYKDLISIAKIHVEPMGFYSKKSIKEFKSGDKVVIPNDATNEGRALLLLQENGLIKLKDTNSLKVTINDIEENKYNLDFVELDAAYLPRTYKEDTSVIGAVINTNYAIENGLNPLKDAIFIENANSPYANIIAVKEKNKDNKEIQLLIKLLQSKKVKDFILEKYKGAVVPTF from the coding sequence ATGAAAAAGTTTTTATTTGTGGTTTTATTGTTAATTTTAGTTATTTTTATTGGTTGTACAAAAGAAGAAAAGGTATTGAAAATTGGTGCAACAGCTGTTCCACACGCAGAAATCCTTGAGTTTATTAAAGATGACTTTGAAAAAGAAAGCGGATATAAATTAGAGATTGTAGTTTTTAATGATTATGTTCAGCCGAATATAGCATTAGAAGAAGAACAGATCGATGCAAATTATTTTCAACATGTACCTTATTTAGAGGAGTTTTCAAAAAGCAAAGGATATAAAGATTTAATATCAATTGCAAAAATCCATGTTGAACCTATGGGGTTTTATTCAAAAAAATCAATAAAAGAATTTAAATCAGGCGATAAAGTGGTAATTCCGAATGATGCAACAAATGAAGGAAGGGCATTGTTGTTATTACAGGAGAATGGATTAATAAAATTAAAGGATACGAATTCTTTAAAAGTTACTATTAATGATATTGAAGAAAATAAATATAATTTGGATTTCGTTGAATTAGATGCAGCATATTTGCCAAGGACATATAAAGAAGATACCTCTGTAATTGGTGCGGTAATAAATACAAATTATGCAATAGAAAATGGATTAAACCCACTAAAAGATGCAATATTTATAGAAAATGCTAATTCACCATATGCAAATATTATAGCAGTAAAAGAAAAAAATAAAGATAATAAAGAAATTCAACTTTTAATTAAATTATTACAATCAAAAAAAGTTAAGGATTTTATTTTAGAAAAATATAAAGGTGCTGTTGTACCAACCTTTTAA
- a CDS encoding methionine ABC transporter ATP-binding protein: MKNLNLIYDGENHVLKNITFKLEKGEILGIIGLSGAGKSSLLRALNLLERPHGEILFDNINLTQLSRKDLRKFRKKIGVAFQHYNLLSRKTVFENISLPLILNKENEIEEKVSNIIKKVGLEHRKNAFPAHLSGGEKQRVSIARAIVSNPDILFLDEPTSALDPKTTEKILELILKINQDMKISTIIVTHEMDVIKRICDKILYLKNGSVHYFGEVYRFFSEFEKELNEEFYKDINYDYSKLKFKNGEIIKVIFYGENVGKPILNEISKKYDITFNILYGKIEDFKNAPFGKLIIEIEGEKTNEFINELKKHVYALEVLML; encoded by the coding sequence GTGAAAAATTTAAATCTTATATATGATGGAGAAAATCATGTATTAAAGAATATAACTTTTAAATTAGAAAAAGGAGAAATATTAGGAATTATAGGACTTTCCGGTGCCGGAAAGTCTTCTCTATTAAGAGCTTTGAATTTACTTGAAAGACCTCATGGCGAAATATTATTTGATAATATTAATTTAACCCAATTATCAAGAAAAGATTTAAGGAAATTTAGAAAAAAAATAGGAGTGGCTTTTCAACATTACAATTTATTATCAAGAAAAACTGTTTTTGAAAATATTTCATTGCCTTTAATCTTAAATAAAGAAAATGAAATAGAAGAAAAAGTATCTAATATTATAAAAAAAGTTGGTCTTGAACATAGGAAAAACGCATTTCCGGCACATTTGTCAGGTGGCGAAAAACAGAGAGTTTCAATTGCAAGGGCAATTGTTTCTAATCCTGATATTTTATTTTTGGATGAACCAACATCTGCGCTTGATCCAAAAACTACAGAAAAAATTCTTGAATTAATATTAAAAATTAATCAAGATATGAAAATTTCAACAATTATAGTAACACATGAAATGGATGTAATAAAGAGAATTTGTGATAAAATTTTGTATTTAAAAAATGGAAGTGTTCATTATTTTGGTGAAGTATATAGATTTTTTTCTGAATTTGAAAAGGAATTAAATGAAGAGTTTTATAAAGATATTAATTATGATTATAGCAAGTTGAAATTTAAAAATGGAGAAATAATAAAGGTTATTTTTTATGGAGAAAATGTTGGAAAACCAATTTTAAACGAAATTTCTAAAAAATATGATATTACTTTCAATATTTTATATGGTAAAATAGAAGATTTTAAAAATGCACCATTTGGAAAATTAATTATAGAAATAGAAGGAGAAAAAACAAATGAATTTATAAATGAATTAAAAAAACATGTTTATGCTTTGGAGGTGTTAATGCTTTGA
- a CDS encoding methionine ABC transporter permease, whose amino-acid sequence MNIINELVKATLETLYMTFFSGFLSVIFGIPLGIILYLTSISQLKISKIIYRIFDVVINIFRSIPFIILIVLVIPLTKLIAGTIIGPKSAIVSLTIAAIPFMARLSESTFNSLSKEMIDTAHTLGMNNFEFIVKILIPEMLPKIVSNITLLLINLVNYTAIAGAVGAGGLGAMAINYGYQRFRFDILMYDLIILILITQVIQFVGMKIENIIDIK is encoded by the coding sequence TTGAACATTATAAATGAATTAGTTAAGGCAACATTAGAAACATTATATATGACATTTTTTTCGGGTTTTTTAAGCGTTATTTTTGGAATACCTTTAGGAATAATATTATACTTAACATCTATCAGCCAACTTAAAATATCAAAGATTATATATAGAATTTTTGATGTTGTTATTAATATATTTCGATCTATACCCTTTATTATATTAATTGTATTAGTTATACCTTTAACAAAGTTAATAGCAGGAACAATAATAGGTCCTAAATCAGCAATAGTATCTTTAACGATTGCCGCAATACCTTTTATGGCAAGATTAAGTGAAAGTACTTTTAATTCATTATCGAAAGAAATGATTGATACTGCACATACATTAGGAATGAATAATTTTGAATTTATAGTGAAGATTCTTATCCCTGAAATGTTACCAAAAATTGTTTCTAATATAACTTTGTTACTAATAAACCTTGTAAATTATACAGCTATAGCAGGTGCGGTTGGAGCAGGAGGATTAGGTGCAATGGCTATAAATTATGGATATCAAAGATTTAGATTTGATATTTTAATGTATGATTTAATTATTTTAATTTTAATTACGCAAGTAATACAGTTTGTAGGAATGAAGATAGAAAATATAATAGATATAAAATAA
- a CDS encoding MATE family efflux transporter, giving the protein MEKDTKGTILLKGDPKKAIIKLSIPLILAMLVQTLYNLIDSIWVAGLGSNALAAIGLYFPIFMIVISLASGLGVGASSAISRKIGEKDKSGADSAAIISIFLSIIIGVITTIVFLTSIRSILTSLGTSKKTLQLSLDYAYILIFFSPLLIFNNTANGILRGEGDAKKAMYAIAAGSLLNIGLDPLFIYGFKLGIKGAAYATVISFGISTLLIIYWMFIKKDTYLTITFKDYKYDSKILKDILKVGIPASLSQISMSVAIFVLNIFAVKAGGDLGVAVFTSSWRIINFGTVPLIGIAMAVTSVTGAAYGQKNSKKLSDAHLFSIKFGEIISFFVMTIIFVFSPQIAKLFTYSKGSSVIYNDLVIALKVMSLFLPGVPFGMFTSSMFQGIGQGIKSFVASIYRTLIMQVFFSWLYVFALNFGLIGVWWGIVTGNAASSIITFTWGRVTINKIKYLDKK; this is encoded by the coding sequence ATGGAAAAAGATACAAAAGGAACTATATTACTAAAAGGTGATCCTAAAAAAGCTATTATAAAACTTTCAATCCCTTTGATTCTAGCAATGTTGGTACAAACACTATACAATTTAATTGATAGTATTTGGGTTGCCGGACTTGGTTCAAATGCCCTAGCAGCAATAGGGTTATATTTCCCAATATTTATGATTGTAATTTCGTTGGCATCTGGACTTGGAGTTGGTGCAAGTTCTGCAATATCAAGAAAAATAGGTGAAAAAGATAAAAGTGGTGCAGATTCTGCAGCTATAATTTCTATTTTTTTATCCATAATTATAGGGGTAATTACAACAATAGTATTTTTAACTTCTATAAGATCTATTTTGACCTCTCTTGGCACAAGTAAGAAGACCCTACAATTATCTCTTGATTATGCATATATTTTAATATTTTTTTCACCACTTTTAATTTTCAATAATACAGCAAATGGAATATTGAGAGGTGAGGGTGATGCTAAAAAAGCTATGTATGCTATCGCTGCTGGCTCTTTATTAAATATAGGACTTGATCCATTATTTATATACGGATTTAAATTGGGAATAAAAGGTGCTGCTTATGCTACAGTTATTTCTTTTGGTATTTCCACACTTTTAATTATATATTGGATGTTTATAAAAAAAGATACATATTTAACAATTACTTTTAAAGATTATAAATACGACTCAAAAATATTAAAAGATATTTTAAAGGTTGGCATACCTGCTTCATTATCTCAAATCTCTATGTCTGTTGCTATATTTGTTTTAAATATATTTGCTGTTAAAGCAGGTGGAGATTTAGGAGTTGCTGTTTTTACCAGTTCATGGAGAATAATAAATTTCGGAACTGTTCCATTAATAGGGATTGCAATGGCCGTAACTTCAGTAACAGGTGCTGCTTACGGACAAAAAAATAGTAAAAAATTGTCAGATGCACATTTATTCTCCATAAAATTCGGAGAAATTATAAGTTTTTTTGTAATGACTATTATTTTTGTCTTTTCACCACAAATCGCAAAATTATTTACATATTCTAAAGGTTCTTCTGTTATTTATAATGACTTAGTTATAGCTTTAAAAGTTATGAGTTTATTCCTTCCAGGTGTTCCTTTTGGTATGTTCACTTCATCAATGTTTCAAGGTATTGGGCAGGGGATTAAAAGTTTTGTTGCCTCTATTTATAGAACGCTTATTATGCAGGTGTTTTTTTCATGGCTGTATGTATTCGCATTAAATTTCGGACTAATCGGTGTTTGGTGGGGGATTGTTACTGGAAATGCTGCTTCTTCGATAATTACTTTTACATGGGGGAGAGTCACTATAAATAAAATTAAATATTTAGATAAAAAATAA
- the ruvB gene encoding Holliday junction branch migration DNA helicase RuvB — MNDRILDPAEKNEENTIINLRPQYLKEYIGQEKVKEKLKISIDAAKKRKEPLDHILLAGPPGLGKTTLANVIANEMGANIQVTSGPVLERAGDLAAILTNLQNGDVLFIDEIHRINRSVEEILYSAMEDFQLDIVIGKGPGARSIRIDLNHFTLIGATTRTGLIAAPLRSRFGIIMEMNFYPPEELKKIIIRSAKILNVEITEEAALLIAERSRGTPRIANRLLKRVRDYAQINNEGLIDINSVNKTMTLLEIDHEGLDEMDRRILKTIIEFYKGGPVGLKALAASLGIESDSISEVYEPYLLQKGFLVRTHRGRMVTEKALKHLGIARDNKNLFSLWGN; from the coding sequence ATGAATGATAGAATTTTAGATCCCGCTGAAAAGAATGAAGAAAATACAATTATAAATCTTAGACCACAGTATTTAAAAGAATATATTGGTCAGGAAAAGGTAAAAGAAAAATTAAAAATTAGTATAGATGCGGCAAAAAAAAGAAAAGAGCCACTTGATCATATTTTATTAGCAGGACCGCCCGGTTTAGGTAAAACGACCTTGGCTAATGTTATTGCAAATGAAATGGGAGCAAATATTCAAGTAACAAGTGGACCAGTTTTAGAAAGAGCAGGAGATTTAGCAGCTATTTTAACTAATTTGCAAAATGGAGATGTTTTGTTTATAGATGAAATTCATCGAATAAATAGATCAGTTGAAGAAATTTTATATTCCGCAATGGAAGATTTTCAATTGGATATTGTTATAGGAAAAGGTCCTGGAGCGAGGTCTATTAGAATAGATTTAAATCATTTTACATTAATAGGAGCAACAACAAGAACAGGATTAATAGCAGCACCTTTAAGAAGTAGATTTGGAATAATAATGGAAATGAATTTTTATCCACCAGAAGAATTGAAAAAGATTATCATTAGAAGTGCCAAAATACTTAATGTAGAAATAACTGAAGAAGCAGCTTTATTAATAGCAGAGCGATCACGCGGAACGCCAAGAATTGCAAATAGATTATTGAAAAGAGTTAGAGACTATGCTCAAATAAATAATGAGGGTTTAATAGACATAAATTCAGTTAATAAAACGATGACATTGCTTGAAATAGATCATGAAGGATTAGATGAAATGGATAGAAGAATATTAAAAACCATAATAGAATTTTATAAAGGTGGTCCAGTTGGATTAAAGGCTTTAGCAGCATCGCTTGGTATTGAATCTGATAGTATAAGTGAAGTTTATGAACCGTATTTGCTTCAAAAAGGATTTCTGGTTAGAACTCATAGAGGTAGAATGGTTACAGAAAAAGCATTAAAACATTTAGGAATTGCAAGAGATAATAAAAACTTATTTTCATTATGGGGGAATTAA
- a CDS encoding YggS family pyridoxal phosphate-dependent enzyme, translating into MSFITENLKNITENIKKHSNSVNRNYNDILLIAVSKTFPVEYIKELYEFGIKNFGENKAQELRKKAEELKDYDIKWHFIGRIQTNKIKYIVPISEYIHSVFREKEIVEIDKIAKKHSKIQKILIEINVSGEETKGGIEPNELNELLKQAEKYENVKVVGLMTMAPYTNDENEIKKVFLGLKELRDKYVKDYPDLRELSMGMSNDYLIAIESGSTMLRIGSLIFGKRNYNIGG; encoded by the coding sequence ATGAGTTTTATTACAGAAAATCTAAAAAATATCACAGAAAATATAAAAAAACATTCAAATAGCGTAAATAGAAATTATAATGATATTTTACTAATAGCAGTTTCTAAAACATTTCCAGTTGAATACATAAAAGAATTATATGAATTTGGAATTAAAAACTTTGGTGAAAATAAAGCTCAGGAATTAAGAAAAAAAGCTGAAGAGTTAAAAGATTATGATATTAAATGGCATTTTATAGGCAGAATACAAACAAATAAGATTAAATATATAGTTCCAATATCTGAATATATTCATTCCGTTTTTAGAGAAAAAGAAATAGTTGAAATAGATAAAATAGCTAAAAAACACAGTAAAATTCAAAAAATTTTGATCGAAATAAATGTATCCGGAGAGGAAACAAAAGGCGGAATTGAACCTAATGAGTTAAATGAACTTTTAAAACAAGCAGAAAAATATGAAAATGTTAAAGTAGTTGGTTTAATGACAATGGCGCCATATACAAATGATGAAAACGAAATTAAAAAGGTATTTTTAGGATTAAAAGAGTTGAGGGATAAATATGTAAAAGATTATCCTGATTTAAGAGAATTATCTATGGGGATGAGTAATGATTATCTTATAGCAATAGAATCCGGTTCAACTATGTTAAGAATTGGATCACTTATATTTGGCAAAAGAAATTATAATATAGGAGGTTGA